One stretch of Rhinolophus ferrumequinum isolate MPI-CBG mRhiFer1 chromosome 27, mRhiFer1_v1.p, whole genome shotgun sequence DNA includes these proteins:
- the LHX9 gene encoding LIM/homeobox protein Lhx9 isoform X4: protein MLTGTTLEAAMLFHGISGGHIQGIMEEMERRSKTEARLAKGAQLNGRDAGMPPLSPEKPALCAGCGGKISDRYYLLAVDKQWHLRCLKCCECKLALESELTCFAKDGSIYCKEDYYRRFSVQRCARCHLGISASEMVMRARDSVYHLSCFTCSTCNKTLTTGDHFGMKDSLVYCRAHFETLLQGEYPPQLSYTELAAKSGGLALPYFNGTGTVQKGRPRKRKSPALGVDLVSYNSGCNENEADHLDRDQQPYPPSQKTKRMRTSFKHHQLRTMKSYFAINHNPDAKDLKQLAQKTGLTKRVLQGEQILGHYSQTSRRLKIP from the exons ATGCTGACCGGTACCACTCTAGAGGCAG CCATGCTCTTCCACGGGATCTCGGGAGGCCACATCCAAGGCATTATGGAGGAGATGGAGCGCAGATCCAAGACCGAGGCCCGCCTGGCCAAAGGCGCCCAGCTCAACGGCCGCGACGCG GGCATGCCTCCGCTGAGCCCGGAGAAGCCCGCCCTGTGCGCCGGCTGCGGGGGCAAGATCTCGGACAGGTACTACCTGCTGGCCGTGGACAAACAGTGGCACCTGAGATGCCTGAAGTGCTGTGAATGTAAGCTGGCCCTCGAGTCCGAGCTCACCTGCTTCGCCAAGGACGGCAGCATTTACTGCAAGGAGGATTACTACAG AAGGTTCTCTGTGCAGAGATGTGCCCGCTGCCACCTTGGCATCTCCGCCTCCGAGATGGTCATGCGCGCCCGAGACTCTGTCTACCACCTGAGCTGTTTCACCTGCTCCACCTGCAACAAGACCCTGACCACGGGCGACCATTTTGGCATGAAGGACAGCCTGGTGTACTGTCGCGCCCACTTCGAGACCCTCTTGCAAGGGGAGTACCCACCGCAGCTGAGCTACACCGAGCTGGCGGCCAAGAGCGGAGGCTTGGCCCTGCCTTACTTCAATGGCACGGGCACCGTGCAGAAGGGGCGGCCCCGGAAACGGAAGAGCCCAGCGCTGGGAGTGGACCTCGTCAGTTACAACTCAG GTTGTAATGAGAACGAGGCGGATCACCTGGACCGGGACCAGCAGCCTTACCCGCCCTCCCAGAAGACCAAGCGTATGCGCACCTCCTTCAAGCACCACCAGCTGCGGACCATGAAATCCTACTTTGCCATCAACCACAACCCGGATGCCAAGGATCTCAAGCAGCTTGCTCAGAAAACAGGCCTGACCAAAAGAGTTTTGCAG gGAGAACAAATCTTGGGGCATTACAGCCAAACATCCCGACGTTTGAAAATTCCCTAA
- the LHX9 gene encoding LIM/homeobox protein Lhx9 isoform X3: MEIVGCRAEDDACPFRPPAMLFHGISGGHIQGIMEEMERRSKTEARLAKGAQLNGRDAGMPPLSPEKPALCAGCGGKISDRYYLLAVDKQWHLRCLKCCECKLALESELTCFAKDGSIYCKEDYYRRFSVQRCARCHLGISASEMVMRARDSVYHLSCFTCSTCNKTLTTGDHFGMKDSLVYCRAHFETLLQGEYPPQLSYTELAAKSGGLALPYFNGTGTVQKGRPRKRKSPALGVDLVSYNSGCNENEADHLDRDQQPYPPSQKTKRMRTSFKHHQLRTMKSYFAINHNPDAKDLKQLAQKTGLTKRVLQGEQILGHYSQTSRRLKIP, from the exons ATGGAAATAGTGGGGTGCCGAGCAGAAGACGACGCGTGTCCTTTCCGCCCCCCAGCCATGCTCTTCCACGGGATCTCGGGAGGCCACATCCAAGGCATTATGGAGGAGATGGAGCGCAGATCCAAGACCGAGGCCCGCCTGGCCAAAGGCGCCCAGCTCAACGGCCGCGACGCG GGCATGCCTCCGCTGAGCCCGGAGAAGCCCGCCCTGTGCGCCGGCTGCGGGGGCAAGATCTCGGACAGGTACTACCTGCTGGCCGTGGACAAACAGTGGCACCTGAGATGCCTGAAGTGCTGTGAATGTAAGCTGGCCCTCGAGTCCGAGCTCACCTGCTTCGCCAAGGACGGCAGCATTTACTGCAAGGAGGATTACTACAG AAGGTTCTCTGTGCAGAGATGTGCCCGCTGCCACCTTGGCATCTCCGCCTCCGAGATGGTCATGCGCGCCCGAGACTCTGTCTACCACCTGAGCTGTTTCACCTGCTCCACCTGCAACAAGACCCTGACCACGGGCGACCATTTTGGCATGAAGGACAGCCTGGTGTACTGTCGCGCCCACTTCGAGACCCTCTTGCAAGGGGAGTACCCACCGCAGCTGAGCTACACCGAGCTGGCGGCCAAGAGCGGAGGCTTGGCCCTGCCTTACTTCAATGGCACGGGCACCGTGCAGAAGGGGCGGCCCCGGAAACGGAAGAGCCCAGCGCTGGGAGTGGACCTCGTCAGTTACAACTCAG GTTGTAATGAGAACGAGGCGGATCACCTGGACCGGGACCAGCAGCCTTACCCGCCCTCCCAGAAGACCAAGCGTATGCGCACCTCCTTCAAGCACCACCAGCTGCGGACCATGAAATCCTACTTTGCCATCAACCACAACCCGGATGCCAAGGATCTCAAGCAGCTTGCTCAGAAAACAGGCCTGACCAAAAGAGTTTTGCAG gGAGAACAAATCTTGGGGCATTACAGCCAAACATCCCGACGTTTGAAAATTCCCTAA
- the LHX9 gene encoding LIM/homeobox protein Lhx9 isoform X2 has protein sequence MLTGTTLEAAMLFHGISGGHIQGIMEEMERRSKTEARLAKGAQLNGRDAGMPPLSPEKPALCAGCGGKISDRYYLLAVDKQWHLRCLKCCECKLALESELTCFAKDGSIYCKEDYYRRFSVQRCARCHLGISASEMVMRARDSVYHLSCFTCSTCNKTLTTGDHFGMKDSLVYCRAHFETLLQGEYPPQLSYTELAAKSGGLALPYFNGTGTVQKGRPRKRKSPALGVDLVSYNSGCNENEADHLDRDQQPYPPSQKTKRMRTSFKHHQLRTMKSYFAINHNPDAKDLKQLAQKTGLTKRVLQVWFQNARAKFRRNLLRQENGGVDKADGPSLPAPPSADSGALSPPGTATTLTEIPNPSITVVTSITSNTDSHESGSPSQTTLTNLF, from the exons ATGCTGACCGGTACCACTCTAGAGGCAG CCATGCTCTTCCACGGGATCTCGGGAGGCCACATCCAAGGCATTATGGAGGAGATGGAGCGCAGATCCAAGACCGAGGCCCGCCTGGCCAAAGGCGCCCAGCTCAACGGCCGCGACGCG GGCATGCCTCCGCTGAGCCCGGAGAAGCCCGCCCTGTGCGCCGGCTGCGGGGGCAAGATCTCGGACAGGTACTACCTGCTGGCCGTGGACAAACAGTGGCACCTGAGATGCCTGAAGTGCTGTGAATGTAAGCTGGCCCTCGAGTCCGAGCTCACCTGCTTCGCCAAGGACGGCAGCATTTACTGCAAGGAGGATTACTACAG AAGGTTCTCTGTGCAGAGATGTGCCCGCTGCCACCTTGGCATCTCCGCCTCCGAGATGGTCATGCGCGCCCGAGACTCTGTCTACCACCTGAGCTGTTTCACCTGCTCCACCTGCAACAAGACCCTGACCACGGGCGACCATTTTGGCATGAAGGACAGCCTGGTGTACTGTCGCGCCCACTTCGAGACCCTCTTGCAAGGGGAGTACCCACCGCAGCTGAGCTACACCGAGCTGGCGGCCAAGAGCGGAGGCTTGGCCCTGCCTTACTTCAATGGCACGGGCACCGTGCAGAAGGGGCGGCCCCGGAAACGGAAGAGCCCAGCGCTGGGAGTGGACCTCGTCAGTTACAACTCAG GTTGTAATGAGAACGAGGCGGATCACCTGGACCGGGACCAGCAGCCTTACCCGCCCTCCCAGAAGACCAAGCGTATGCGCACCTCCTTCAAGCACCACCAGCTGCGGACCATGAAATCCTACTTTGCCATCAACCACAACCCGGATGCCAAGGATCTCAAGCAGCTTGCTCAGAAAACAGGCCTGACCAAAAGAGTTTTGCAG gtttggttccaaaACGCCCGAGCCAAATTCAGAAGGAACCTTTTGCGGCAGGAGAATGGGGGTGTTGATAAAGCTGATGGCCCGTCGCTTCCGGCCCCGCCCTCAGCAGACAGCGGAGCTCTCAGCCCACCCGGCACAGCGACCACTTTAACAGAGATACCCAATCCCTCTATCACTGTAGTGACCTCCATCACCTCTAACACGGACAGCCACGAATCCGGGAGCCCCTCACAAACTACCTTAACGAACCTTTTCTAa
- the LHX9 gene encoding LIM/homeobox protein Lhx9 isoform X1, whose amino-acid sequence MEIVGCRAEDDACPFRPPAMLFHGISGGHIQGIMEEMERRSKTEARLAKGAQLNGRDAGMPPLSPEKPALCAGCGGKISDRYYLLAVDKQWHLRCLKCCECKLALESELTCFAKDGSIYCKEDYYRRFSVQRCARCHLGISASEMVMRARDSVYHLSCFTCSTCNKTLTTGDHFGMKDSLVYCRAHFETLLQGEYPPQLSYTELAAKSGGLALPYFNGTGTVQKGRPRKRKSPALGVDLVSYNSGCNENEADHLDRDQQPYPPSQKTKRMRTSFKHHQLRTMKSYFAINHNPDAKDLKQLAQKTGLTKRVLQVWFQNARAKFRRNLLRQENGGVDKADGPSLPAPPSADSGALSPPGTATTLTEIPNPSITVVTSITSNTDSHESGSPSQTTLTNLF is encoded by the exons ATGGAAATAGTGGGGTGCCGAGCAGAAGACGACGCGTGTCCTTTCCGCCCCCCAGCCATGCTCTTCCACGGGATCTCGGGAGGCCACATCCAAGGCATTATGGAGGAGATGGAGCGCAGATCCAAGACCGAGGCCCGCCTGGCCAAAGGCGCCCAGCTCAACGGCCGCGACGCG GGCATGCCTCCGCTGAGCCCGGAGAAGCCCGCCCTGTGCGCCGGCTGCGGGGGCAAGATCTCGGACAGGTACTACCTGCTGGCCGTGGACAAACAGTGGCACCTGAGATGCCTGAAGTGCTGTGAATGTAAGCTGGCCCTCGAGTCCGAGCTCACCTGCTTCGCCAAGGACGGCAGCATTTACTGCAAGGAGGATTACTACAG AAGGTTCTCTGTGCAGAGATGTGCCCGCTGCCACCTTGGCATCTCCGCCTCCGAGATGGTCATGCGCGCCCGAGACTCTGTCTACCACCTGAGCTGTTTCACCTGCTCCACCTGCAACAAGACCCTGACCACGGGCGACCATTTTGGCATGAAGGACAGCCTGGTGTACTGTCGCGCCCACTTCGAGACCCTCTTGCAAGGGGAGTACCCACCGCAGCTGAGCTACACCGAGCTGGCGGCCAAGAGCGGAGGCTTGGCCCTGCCTTACTTCAATGGCACGGGCACCGTGCAGAAGGGGCGGCCCCGGAAACGGAAGAGCCCAGCGCTGGGAGTGGACCTCGTCAGTTACAACTCAG GTTGTAATGAGAACGAGGCGGATCACCTGGACCGGGACCAGCAGCCTTACCCGCCCTCCCAGAAGACCAAGCGTATGCGCACCTCCTTCAAGCACCACCAGCTGCGGACCATGAAATCCTACTTTGCCATCAACCACAACCCGGATGCCAAGGATCTCAAGCAGCTTGCTCAGAAAACAGGCCTGACCAAAAGAGTTTTGCAG gtttggttccaaaACGCCCGAGCCAAATTCAGAAGGAACCTTTTGCGGCAGGAGAATGGGGGTGTTGATAAAGCTGATGGCCCGTCGCTTCCGGCCCCGCCCTCAGCAGACAGCGGAGCTCTCAGCCCACCCGGCACAGCGACCACTTTAACAGAGATACCCAATCCCTCTATCACTGTAGTGACCTCCATCACCTCTAACACGGACAGCCACGAATCCGGGAGCCCCTCACAAACTACCTTAACGAACCTTTTCTAa